One Cololabis saira isolate AMF1-May2022 chromosome 18, fColSai1.1, whole genome shotgun sequence genomic region harbors:
- the LOC133464520 gene encoding creatine kinase B-type-like — MPFGNTHNKLKMNYTSEQEYPDLSQHNNHMAKVLTPEMYANMRDKETPSGFTLDDLIQTGVDNPGHPFIMTVGCVAGDEETYEVFKELMDPVIEDRHGGYKPSDKHKTDLNPDNLQGGDNLDPNYVLSSRVRTGRSIRGFCLPPHCSRGERRAIEQLSLESLDSLEGDLKGKYYALKNMTDDEQQQLIDDHFLFDKPVSPLLLASGMARDWPDGRGIWHNDNKTFLVWVNEEDHLRVISMQKGGNMQEVFNRFCTGLTKIEGLFKDRGHEFMWNEHLGYVLTCPSNLGTGLRAGVHVKLPNVSKHEKFGEILKRLRLQKRGTGGVDTAAVGGVFDISNADRLGFSEVELVQMVVDGVNLLVNMEKRLEGGDSIDDMMPEQK; from the exons ATGCCGTTCGGGAACACCCACAACAAGCTGAAGATGAACTACACCTCGGAGCAGGAGTACCCCGACCTGAGCCAGCACAACAACCACATGGCCAAGGTGCTCACGCCTGAAATGTACGCCAACATGCGCGACAAGGAGACGCCCAGCGGCTTCACCTTGGACGACCTCATCCAGACCGGCGTCGACAATCCAG GTCATCCCTTCATCATGACGGTGGGCTGTGTAGCTGGGGACGAGGAGACGTATGAGGTGTTCAAAGAGCTGATGGACCCCGTCATCGAGGACCGTCACGGAGGATACAAACCATCAGACAAACACAAGACGGACCTGAACCCCGACAATCTCCAG GGCGGAGACAACCTGGATCCAAACTACGTGTTGAGCTCCCGGGTTCGGACAGGACGGAGCATCCGCGGCTTCTGTCTGCCGCCGCACTGCAGTCGCGGGGAACGCCGCGCTATCGAACAGCTCTCCCTCGAAA gtctggactCTCTGGAGGGAGACCTGAAGGGGAAGTACTACGCCCTGAAGAACATGACTGacgacgagcagcagcagctcatcgACGACCACTTCCTGTTTGACAAGCCCGTGTCTCCGCTGCTGCTGGCGTCCGGCATGGCCCGGGACTGGCCCGACGGTCGCGGCATCTG GCACAACGACAACAAGACCTTCCTGGTCTGGGTCAACGAGGAGGACCACCTGCGTGTCATCAGCATGCAGAAGGGGGGCAACATGCAGGAGGTCTTCAACCGCTTCTGCACCGGACTCACCAAG ATCGAGGGCTTGTTCAAGGACCGAGGACACGAGTTCATGTGGAACGAGCACCTGGGCTACGTCCTCACCTGCCCGTCCAACCTGGGGACCGGCCTGCGGGCCGGCGTGCACGTCAAACTGCCCAACGTCAGCAAGCACGAGAAGTTCGGCGAGATCCTGAAGAGGCTGCGGCTGCAGAAGAGAGGAACAG GTGGCGTGGACACCGCAGCCGTGGGCGGGGTCTTCGATATCTCCAACGCGGACCGCCTGGGCTTCTCCGAGGTGGAGCTGGTCCAGATGGTGGTGGACGGGGTCAACCTGCTGGTCAACATGGAGAAGCGTCTGGAGGGCGGCGACTCCATCGACGACATGATGCCGGAGCAGAAGTGA